The sequence below is a genomic window from Harmonia axyridis chromosome 1, icHarAxyr1.1, whole genome shotgun sequence.
TGAAAACTTGAAGAAAACGTGAAAACTTATCTCTGTGGTATCTTCGATTGAAAATGCCATGTACTTACCTTAATACAGCCGTTAATGATATCAACCTTATTATTTATTGTAACATTGTAATTGACTTATTGAGAGTTTGAGAATAATGGCCCTTTgaaccatttgcctaaacattgattaaaatttaaacattgattactttctgatttctcttaagagAAATATTGTTATTCTACAATCAATTTTATTATCTTCCAATGATACGAAACAGACAAAAAACTTTTTATCATTCactattttaataattatttttaaatctCAGTTCGATGAAATgactatttttcaattattgagaaaacgaAATTTAATAAACTTATAGCTTCGAAACAAATGCCCGAAATTCGCCCATTCACGAACTTGTCCGATATATTCTGAACCTAAACCTAACTAGAAAATTTTTGTTCGAGAGCTAATGTGTGAACATTGGTCGAATggacagaattgattttgacctcgaattctTGATCAGTCAAACCGAATCATTTGAGGTCTTTCTCGGCTCAAAATCAGGAAAAACCTTTGGGCAAAGGGATGGAAATATAGAAACAAACAGTTTGAAATAATTTGCAACACTAAAATATGTTCAGAAGTTACTTACCATGTCAAGTCCGTCTTTATACCTTCCTCATTCTCGAAAAGATCAAATTTACTTTGTGTTTCTTACTTTATATCATTTCGACCTAGACTTTTACTTCTTTCCATACTATCtcataataaaggaaaaatcaGGATTAGTGATAATTCAAGATTTCTGTTCCAACATAATACAAATATCCATCAGGTATTACTCCTGAAAACAATGAGTaggtataaaaattttttcgatactcAATCATTCTCTATCAGAAATACCTATTCATTTAGAAGTCGAATAAATATAATCAAAGATCTTTTCCAGAAACGAATGCTAAGCAGTCATACCAAAAGAGAATTATGTCCTTTCAGGTTccctcaaattttgaaattttttagaaCATATATCGTAAAAAAACACAACTTGCTCCTGATAATCACTCACCATTCAATAGATTTCACTGTGGTCCAGATTCGTTGATTTTCTATGATTTAGATATTTGCAgcaaagataataaaaaaatgaagtacATTTTATGGGTTCGAACTTTGAAAAGATTCGAGAATTAAACTGCTATCTGATACCTCAAAAGTACAAAGCGAATTTGAAACATAAACTCTAGATCACAGAAATAGTTGTTTCGTTACCTatatttcgaatatttggaaaaaaataacatatccATATCATAAAAATCTTCTACGACGTAATTTGCTGACTAAATTCAACTCACCTGGCTAGTTTTGACTTCCAACGCACCCTGAAAACCTCTTGTCTCTAGATCTTCTGTTTAGAAAGTTTTCGCTGATTCACGAAAGcacagaattgaattttatcatgATTTCCATCTGCTAGGTTAATTTAATCCTTTGAAGCTATTTTTCACTTAAATTCCATAATTATAGACGTTTAGACTAGCAAAAACTTGTGAGGACcctgaaaatgagagattttgaataaattaaaagCTGTTCTTGAATAGATTTTGTGCGTCTTACCTCCTgagttttttcaagaaattcgtGGCTAGTTGAAAACTTCGTAGCTGGTTGAATACTTCTTCATCAGCAACACATTTTGACCCATTCAAACATCCACAACACCATAATATTcacattttgaagagaaaaatttagaaacaagagaaaaatgtaaaattctTCTGCGCGGAAAGAAAACTTCAAATGGATCATTAGATAAATGCGCAAGTGCGCCTGGCCAACTTAAATCAAATATCTGTTGGGTATTTATGATTTTATGAAGTTCAGCAGATGTTTTCGCACAACGAAAACTGGTTTTTCTCCAAATTAGTCAAATCCTGGAATGCACTCAAGtgtaaatatattgaaataaaataacatcGATTTGATTCTAGGTACACACATACTAAAAATTTGAGGATACTGAAAATACTGCGATATTTCAAAAAGTATAAAAAGATACCTTAaagaactaattttttttcaataagaaaaaggtaatggaaaaaattaaaaagggcTGACTGTGAATCAATAGATTTGAAGCGATCACAGAactatatatagggtgtcccaagttGCGGAATATCTATTAGACATTTCTGGACCTATTAGAAAATGGGAAATTAGGATTATGatataatttgatattttgtaCCATCTACTtagatattttttcaacaaacaaTTCCTGTTTACAGGGAATGAATGTaaattttatctaaaaattatttttttaatatttttatttttggctcTTAATTTTCAAATGCATATTCGAACaacttgaaaatttccatttgggtgtaaaataaaatttcaaaattcatggaaaatttcattttgatcgcaTCATTAAAACCATAAAACATTCAAgcaagatattgaaaaaaaaatgaattaacttGAAATGGGAACATAATTTTTAAGCGCTGGATAATTCATGCGGCAATTGCTCCCTTATATGGAACAGATATATACTGGGTGGTCCAATGAAAACTGAACACCTCGATTTTCtggctttaaaatgaaaatgtggaaaatcgctcggacccaacaatttctgattcgagggggaacaacttttctgCTCTTCGCATACCCGTAACTGCAACCCCCTAAAGGGGGTAAGTACAACCCCTAGATTTTTAATATGGATGAGAggtgttgcgatacctcattttgaagattttatatCGAGTATTATCTGATCCTGAcatttcacttcaaaatttgtatcgataacgaaatgacaggtTAAAAAGTGGAAAAGTACAACTACTAAATATCATTGAAATGTatcggatacgaataatattcttcagataaattccacattgcctctttcactattttcgctATTATTTCATTAGGGgtgaatattttgaagaaatttcatgGTGAGATAGTACTAGAAACGATCTTCAAAATAAGTTATCGCAGCGCCCCTCATCCCTCTTCAAAATCAATGGGTTGTGCTCACCCCCGTCAGGGGGTTGGAGTAACGAGGATGAAAAAAAGCGGAGAAGCGGAGAGCGattttccacaattttattttgaactcGGAAAATCGAGATGTtaagtttttgttgattttttttttgtaacagaaatattgaatttttccggTTCTGGTGAGTGATCACCATGAAATTCTGCATGTAGCTTGAAAGCTAgcactgaaattttcgaattatattTCGATACAGTATCATATAAGGCTCTATTAGAGCTACATCCCCAAATTGTTCAGAAATACACATGGTGtaccaaaaaattgtaaatgacgaaacattttttcttatggaaagccctattttttatttaatttccttatttcattgaataaatcATCCAAGTTTCACATGCTTCAAACTACCGTATTTGAAATATTACGATTTTTCCTAAATTTGCTAGGTatctaataaaatcaaaatacagggtgtgccatttaaaaTACGCCTGATATTAAAACGCTTCTTCCTTTTCTCATGAAATGATTAAAGTAAGAAAGTTTAgggaatttatggaataattggACTTCTTcctgagcgccatctagtttgaaatcattttgacaAAACTCAGGTTGTCTTATGTTGTCTTCAAACAGTGGTATTGGTGatttgatacaaaaaaaattagttgGATCCAAAGACAaacgttttcaaaaatttatttagtAAAATAACAAACTTAAACTgcttttcaatatgaaaatatagcaaaatatctaaAGTAACAGAGGTTTCTAACTAAAATGTTAAACTTTCCGATCTATCATCATCATCAACTTTTTCATCGCTCTCATCTTCAGATGGCAACGCTTCCTCATCTTCTCCCTCATTTTCTTGTGTGATATCTTCCTCCATCTGCTCACTAGTTTGGGTTATTACCATGAATatctttattcttcaaattaccCAAGAAGAAAGCATCGTTACGATTATGAGAAACCAAAATGGCCTTAACCTTGTAAATCAACTGTTCCAACACCAGTCGAAAACTAGGAATGTGAGAGACAACCGATAGATTCTTTAACATCTTCGATTGACAACAGAGATGATGGAGGAACCTGGTGCTATACTGCATGGTCTTCAAAACCTCCACAACTGCTTCAGTTTTGCTGTTAAATATCAAATGGAAGATGGGTAGAGCTTGAGCTATGAAGATTCTCAGTATTGGTATTGAAGTCTTGAGGAAGGCGCACAGCAGAGTGTTGTGTTTGGTTAGTTCGTTCCTAGAGATGTTCATCAGAATGAACATTATGCTCGTTGTGTCTTTCCACAATCTTAGGTGTTCCATTTCACTAGCACCTTGTTGTTTCACTTCTTTTTCCACATTTTGTTGGAGAGCAATACATACACTAACAAACATTATGTGAAAATTGGAGTGGTTTACCATAAGCAAACAAGGTAAATGATAGTTCCTATCGGATAAACCTGCATATTCATCAACCACATTAGTcatcaattcatgcaattcttTCACTTTCTTCTCCTGGAAGTATTTCTCCAAAACCAACTTCGTATCCTGATTCATCTGCTTCTCCGAATAAAGCAGAAATTTGGAACTGCTCCACTTCTTTTTCACACAACTCCAATTTCAGTTCTTTAGAACCTCTCATCGGTTGGTATTCCACTATTTTATCGATTATCTGATAGATCAGCACGCTATGCGACAGAAGTCTACTGTCCTCAAGGTAACGAGAGAAGGTGGTAATCAATTTTTTCCGGGTATTCTTTTCGTCTTGATCCACATCCAAACACAAGtggatttttttcatcaattcgcATGGTTGCCTAAAAgtaaaatacagggtgtgccatttgaaatgagtcCAGCACTAACAGACCTTTTTCTTTCCCCATACAATGATTAAAGTAAGCAAGTTTAgagaatttatggaaaaaatggaCTGGAGCGCCATCTAGTTTTAAAACCATTTCGACAAAAATGAAGTTGTCTTATGTTGTCTCTAAACAGTGGTATTGGTgatttaatacaaaaaaaattagttgaGGTCCAAATAAAGTTATTCACAaacgttttcaaaattttatttagtaAAATAACACACTTAAACAgcttttcaatatgaaaatatagcaaaatatctaaAGTAACAGAGGTTTCTAACTAAAATGTTAAACTTTCCGATCTATCATCATCATCAGCATTTTCATCGCTCTCATCTTCAGATGGTAAAGCTTCCTCATCTTCTCCCTCATTTTCTTGTGTGATATCTTCCTCCATCTGCTCACTAGTTTGGGTATTACCATGAATatctttattcttcaaattaccCAAGAAGAAAGCATCGTTACGATTATGAGAAACCAAAATGGCCTTAACTTTGTAAATCAACTGTTCCAACACCAGTCGAAAACTAGGAATGTGAGAGACAACCGATAGATTCTTTAACATCTTCGATTGACAACAGAGATGATGGAGGAACCTGGTGCTATACTGCATGGTCTTCAAAACCTCCACAACTGCTTCAGTTTTGCTGTTAAAAATCAAATGGAAGATGGGTAGAGCTTGAGCTATGAAGATTCTTAGTATAGGTATTGAAGTTTTGAGGAAGGCGCACAGCAGAGTGTTGTGTTTGGTTAGTTCGTTCCTAGAGATGTTCATCAGAATGAACATTATACTTGTTGTGTCCTTCCACAATCTTAGATGTTCCATTTCACTAACACCTTGTTGTTTCACTTCTTTTTCCACATTTTGTTGGAAAGCAATACATACACTAACAAACATTATGTGAAAATTGGAGTGGTTTACCATAAGCAAACAAGGTAGATGATAGTTCCTATCAGATAAACCTGCGTATTCATCAACCACACTAGTcatcaattcatgcaattcttTCACTTTCTTCTCCTGGAAGTATTTCTCCAAAACCAACTTCGTATCCTGATTCATCTGCTTCTCCGAATAAAGCAAAAATTTGGAACTGCTCCACTTCTTTTTCACACAACTCCAATTTCAGTTTTTTAGAACCTCTCATTGGTTGGTATTCCACTATTTTGTCGATTATCTGATAGATCAGCACGCTATGCGACAGAAGTCTACTGTCTTCAAGGTAACTTGAGAAGATGGTAACCAATTTTTTCCGGGTATTCTTTTCGTCTTGATCCACATCCAAATACAAAtggatttttttcatcaattcgcATAGTTGCCTAAGAGTTAAatacagggtgtgccatttgaaataagtccGACACTTACAGACCTTTTTCTTTCCCCATACAATGATTAAAGTAAGAAAGTTTagagaatttatggaataaatgGACTGGAGCGCCATTTAGTTTTGGAATCATTTCGACAAAAATGAAGTTGTCTTATGTTGTCTCTAAACAGTTGGATTGGTgatttaatacaaaaaaaattagttgaGGTCCAAATAAAGTTATTCACAAAcgtttcaaaaatttatttagtAAAATAACAAACTTAAACTgcttttcaatatgaaaatagaGCAAAATATCTAAAGTAACACAGATTTCTAACTAAAATGTTAAACTTTCCGATCTATCATCATCATCAACATTTTCATCGCTCTCATCTTCAGATGGCAAAGCTTCCTCATCTTCTCCCTCATTTTCTTGTGTGATATCTTCCTCCATCTGCTCACTAGTTTGGGTATTACCATGAATatctttattcttcaaattaccCAAGAAGAAAGCATCGTTACGATTATGAGAAACCAAAATGGCCTTAACCTTGTAAATCAACTGTTCCAACACCAGTCGAAAACTAGGAATGTGAGAGACAACCGATAGATTCTTTAACATCTTCGATTGACAACAGAGATGATGGAGGAACCTGGTGCTATACTGCATGGTCTTCAAAACCTCCACAACTGCTTCAGTTTTGCTGTTAAAAATCAAATGGAAGATGGGTAGAGCTTGAGCTATGAAGATTCTTAGTATAGGTATTGAAGTTTTGAGGAAGGCGCACAGCAGAGTGTTGTGTTTGGTTAGTTCGTTCCTAGAGATGTTCATCAGAATGAACATTATACTTGTTGTGTCCTTCCACAATCTTAGATGTTCCATTTCACTAACACCTTGTTGTTTCACTTCTTTTTCCACATTTTGTTGGAGAGCAATACATACACTAACAAACATTATGTGAAAATTGGAGTGGTTTACCATAAGCAAACAAGGTAAATGATAGTTCCTATCGGATAGACCTGCGTATTCATCGACCACACTAGTcatcaattcatgcaattcttTCACTTTCTTCTCCTGGAAGTATTTCTCCAAAACCAACTTCGTATCCTGATTCATTTGCTTCTCCGAATAAAGCAGAAATTTGGAACTGCTCCACttctttttcacaattttttcacaCAACTCCAATTTCAGTTCTTTAGAACCTCTCATCGGTTGGTATTCCACTATCTTGTCGATTATCTGATAGATCAGCACGCTATGCGACAGAAGTCTGCTGTCTTCAAGATAACTCGAAAAGGTTGCAATCAATTTTTTCCGGGTATTCTTTTCGTCTTGATCAACATCCAAATACAAGtggatttttttcatcaattcgcATGGTTGCCTAATCGGAACACTCAAAACTAACAAGAAAATTTCTAAAAGGTACGAATAGCACATTATCAAGTCGCAATGAGTGTCATTTTCGATGTCGCAAACATCCAAGGAATTCATTTCTTTCACTATTTCCGTGAAAGTTTTTGTAACTACAGGTAATCGGAGAGATATTTTCTCTAGAACTTTCTCCGGTGTGAGATCCACTTCCAATATTGACAATTCGGCTTTTCTAAGAAACAGGACTTTCAGTTGTCTTACCGCGTACCTTAAGACAAAAATCAGATGGGAACGATTTGTTTGTATGGCGTTGTCTCCCCCACAGCTAGAATCCGTACCGAACTCAATCATAttaaaaagattgaaaaaactgatttcTCTAAAATTAATGTTGTGCTGTACGAGGTATTTCGAGCCAGGGCTTGGTCCTTTTTTCTTCCTAGATGTTGATGCGGGGATAATCGATGAATCATCGAGTGGTCTGCTGCTTAAGATCGACGTAGATGCTGCTGCTATCGAATCATCTGGAactattttcctttttttgtttcCCTTTGTTGTTGTTGTAGTCTTCTTCTTGATCTCGTGTAGTTGTTTTGTCTTCGAAAAATCGTTGAAATATGGCAGAGGAAAATAGTGTTCGGATATTCTTTTCAAGAGATCGTTGAAAATGTTCTCGAGTTTGATCAGGAGTTGCATTCTATCAAGGAAGGTTTGACGAGGTATTTCTTTGTCGACTGATGCTTCAACAACTTCCTTTAAATAATTTATGGTGTGGTATAACACATCCGCAACCTGTTTCAACTGGTGGGACTCCAGATCTTCAAGGTTGTCAACGTCTGGTAACATGAAGGAACAGTTCAAGAAGTACTCGTAATCTCCTGCTTGTAATGAATCTAGGCTCTTTCCTTTGTAGAAGGTTCTGAAAATCAAGTTGAATTTATGTGAGTTATAAAAGTATTCAGATTTTCTAATACTATCAAATTGTTTAATGAtacactttttacttcaaattgatGTCATCTTTAGTTTGTCCAATGTAATGAGTATTTTATCACGTGATAATAGCTTTGAATTATTTAAGTTTCAGAGCTCTTTTAGGATATTTAACGGCATGGTTTTTTGCCAAATTAATATATATCGTTATTAAAAGTCTTAAATATGAAGATGTCAGaaaatatatcttttttttttattatgttgaatagcctatttgaaattctacattttGAAGGTTAGACATATCGAAACTGATAGGTTTTACCAATATTCACCTGTATAAACGAAACAAGGCTGGCAAAAGTACCAAAGggctattttcatatttttgaggTTCCATGGCCATTGGGCCGATGTTCATCACATAAGATTTTGTCTTATCGATAGCATATTCTGCCTCAAATACcagattatttatttctttcgatTCTTCATTTGAATCAATGATGTAACTTTCCAATAAAGCACGTGTCCTCTTCGCTATCCATTTTATGAAATCCGTTTTAACATCTATTTCACAAAACAACGAGGCTAATTCATCGTAAAACAGTCCAATACACTCAGGAATTCCTTGGGTTAGAGCACAAACAGCCTCGACTAAAATCGAAGCTTCTGCAATTGTTGAAGGTGGAGAATCAAACATTTCTGACTCttgtactgaaaaaaaattgaatttggttAGATCAAGTATAAATTCACTGCTTGGTTGTAAAATAAGAGTCACAAAGttagaaaaattacatgaagCTCCTGACTCTACATCActgcctttttttatttttctcgctGCCAACTTACTTTCATCAGTactgtttccaaatatttcagAATCTGCTATTTTCTTCCTGATGTCACTCTTCAACTGCATTATGGACCCCATGACCCCTTTGGACTTCTTCAACCTCTTGGAACTCATAAGTTGTTTTCTTAAAACCAAACTAACTTCGTTCCTAATGACTTCTGCTTGTGGGTTGCAAGGATCCACACTGGAGGAAATATGACAGATGATTTGGTAGACCTATcgcaaataatttcaaatgaattatattaataaaaattcaagatCAACAGATTGAGTTGTACATCAAATTTAGCAATAAATTCCTCttataaataaaacactttttcaTTTACTAATTTTTTACATAGGACATATCGcatattttccatttttgcAAATAAAGCTTAAAAGAAAATGAGTACTTACTAATGACGCTGCGTATAAATCAAAATCATCAATTTTCCTCAGAAGCCCCATCACCTTGTTCAAGTTTTGGTAGAATTTATCGGGAAACTTCACCACTAGGTCGTAAGATATCCTCAGAGCTTGATGAACACATTTTAAATCGCTGTTATGAGAAGCTCTGATGAGACAATCTACTATCTCCCTTGTGAGCATCACTTTTTTTACGCCTTGCAGGTCGAAAGAGAAAACAGCATCAAGTAAGCTCTTAGTGAAGTTTTGCATCTTTTCTGAATGGTATCTCAACAAATAACTGGTCAGTTTGAtgatattatcgaaattttcatcaagCAATGCAAAAGACATCAAACTAGCCACCAATTCAGGAGTAAAATGGTCGGATTCTATCTTCTTTCTGATCAATTCTTTATATTTCTTGTCTTCTCCTAATATCAACAGTACAAGTAGGTCAAATGGTTTGTGCTCTTTGGATGTCTTGAACTTGTTCATCACATCAATACAGCTCTGGATTATAATCCCTTTGTTAGAAACACTCCTTAGTATATCAATTATACTAGTTTTGCGTTCAACAGATGTTGTTTCCGTCATGATAGAGTCAATCATATCTCTTATTTTTAGGAAAACGTGAGGGGATATTTTACCTGAAAAATTCCTtgagttttcatattaatttaaaaatatagaCTACaaaagatttttgaataaattagtaaaatttaaataattcctTAGATTTACTATGATAGTGTGCCCCAAGGGTCCAATTTCGGCCCAAACCAATTCAATTAAAAAGAAAAGTAAGCCATACCTTTATGATTATTAAACAGCAGTTTCAAAGTAGCTGGTAAGCAATCTGGATGAACTGGAAGTATTTGATCGAAAAGTGTTCCATATAAATTTTCTCTGACAGTTTGGTCAAAATCAAAGGAACCAAAGCACCCAATAATTGCATCCCCAGGACCCTGTCCGgaactcaaaattcttaagagtTGTTCAGCAACTTTATCGTAACAACTGTCCGGTATGATATCAGGTATAAAATCTAACATTTCAAGTTGCAATTCTGAGGAGCCAATTTCTAATAAATCTAATAACCTCTCACTGAAATTTTCAGCGTCATTGATATTAGGAAGGTATTTTAATGGATTTAGAAGGAGTCTCATCATGCCACAATCTTCTGTATCAGAACAAACTTTCATCATTTCTTCtattattaatttgaatataTCTTCTTGGAGCTGATTCACTCTCAGTAATAATCTACAACAATACGTTAAATGGTAAATATTGGAATAGCGTTTCCatacattcaaataaatattccacTGTCTCACCTAACAAGACTTTCTTGTTCAATAGCAAAAGTGACTCCCTCCTTTTTGAGAACAGTGGGAAGCAAGGCTTTTTTCAAATACGTTTcattctgaaatatttcattcattccaGTCATTATCTTTTTGACTATTCTTTTATTTTCGTTTATTGCTTTTTCAATATCCTTTACAACTAGTGATTGTTCCTTAGTAATAGTGTTTGGTTTCTCATCAAAC
It includes:
- the LOC123684801 gene encoding Fanconi anemia group D2 protein-like; amino-acid sequence: MNQDTKLVLEKYFQEKKVKELHELMTNVVDEYAGLSDRNYHLPCLLMVNHSNFHIMFVSVCIALQQNVEKEVKQQGASEMEHLRLWKDTTSIMFILMNISRNELTKHNTLLCAFLKTSIPILRIFIAQALPIFHLIFNSKTEAVVEVLKTMQYSTRFLHHLCCQSKMLKNLSVVSHIPSFRLVLEQLIYKVKAILVSHNRNDAFFLGNLKNKDIHGNNPN
- the LOC123684791 gene encoding Fanconi anemia group D2 protein homolog, which gives rise to MDILEPEEPPSEVLLELQDTLKKVCSYTIQFDEKPNTITKEQSLVVKDIEKAINENKRIVKKIMTGMNEIFQNETYLKKALLPTVLKKEGVTFAIEQESLVRLLLRVNQLQEDIFKLIIEEMMKVCSDTEDCGMMRLLLNPLKYLPNINDAENFSERLLDLLEIGSSELQLEMLDFIPDIIPDSCYDKVAEQLLRILSSGQGPGDAIIGCFGSFDFDQTVRENLYGTLFDQILPVHPDCLPATLKLLFNNHKGKISPHVFLKIRDMIDSIMTETTSVERKTSIIDILRSVSNKGIIIQSCIDVMNKFKTSKEHKPFDLLVLLILGEDKKYKELIRKKIESDHFTPELVASLMSFALLDENFDNIIKLTSYLLRYHSEKMQNFTKSLLDAVFSFDLQGVKKVMLTREIVDCLIRASHNSDLKCVHQALRISYDLVVKFPDKFYQNLNKVMGLLRKIDDFDLYAASLVYQIICHISSSVDPCNPQAEVIRNEVSLVLRKQLMSSKRLKKSKGVMGSIMQLKSDIRKKIADSEIFGNSTDEIQESEMFDSPPSTIAEASILVEAVCALTQGIPECIGLFYDELASLFCEIDVKTDFIKWIAKRTRALLESYIIDSNEESKEINNLVFEAEYAIDKTKSYVMNIGPMAMEPQKYENSPLVLLPALFRLYRTFYKGKSLDSLQAGDYEYFLNCSFMLPDVDNLEDLESHQLKQVADVLYHTINYLKEVVEASVDKEIPRQTFLDRMQLLIKLENIFNDLLKRISEHYFPLPYFNDFSKTKQLHEIKKKTTTTTKGNKKRKIVPDDSIAAASTSILSSRPLDDSSIIPASTSRKKKGPSPGSKYLVQHNINFREISFFNLFNMIEFGTDSSCGGDNAIQTNRSHLIFVLRYAVRQLKVLFLRKAELSILEVDLTPEKVLEKISLRLPVVTKTFTEIVKEMNSLDVCDIENDTHCDLIMCYSYLLEIFLLVLSVPIRQPCELMKKIHLYLDVDQDEKNTRKKLIATFSSYLEDSRLLSHSVLIYQIIDKIVEYQPMRGSKELKLELCEKIVKKKWSSSKFLLYSEKQMNQDTKLVLEKYFQEKKVKELHELMTSVVDEYAGLSDRNYHLPCLLMVNHSNFHIMFVSVCIALQQNVEKEVKQQGVSEMEHLRLWKDTTSIMFILMNISRNELTKHNTLLCAFLKTSIPILRIFIAQALPIFHLIFNSKTEAVVEVLKTMQYSTRFLHHLCCQSKMLKNLSVVSHIPSFRLVLEQLIYKVKAILVSHNRNDAFFLGNLKNKDIHGNTQTSEQMEEDITQENEGEDEEALPSEDESDENVDDDDRSESLTF